AGGAGGAGTCAAAAGCGTGAACCGACTTTGACTTGGCCTTTCTGTTTTCTGCTCAGATCGAAGGAGGTGGATGATTGAGGGATTACGAGATAATGTTCATTCTCAATCCTACTCTGGAAAAGGAAGCGATAGAAAAAATTATCAAGAAGTTTGAAAATCTCATAAAAAAGCACAAAGGAAAGGTGGGGCAGGTAGATAAGTGGGGCAGACGCAAGTTAGCCTATCCCATTCTCAAGCAAGTTGAGGGATATTATCTGGTAATTAAATTTAAGGGGATACCCGAGACCATAGCCGAGCTTCATAGAGTTTCCAAGCTTACCGATGAGGTTATGAGATACATAATTGTTCGATTGGGTTAAGGCTAAAAGATTTGGAGGGATCGAACTTGACCAATCTAAACAGGGTAATTTTAATTGGAAGGCTAACGAAGGACCCGGAGCTCAGATTCACACCTAATGGAACTTCTGTTGCCAATTTCCGTATCGCTGTGAACAGGCGCTGGACCAATAGAGAGGGGGAGCGGATGGACAGCACGGATTTCTTCAACGTTGTGGTCTGGGGGAGATTGGCTGAGCTATGTAGTGAGCACATAAGCAAGGGAAGCCCAGTGGCGGTGGAGGGGAGACTTCAGACAAGATCCTGGGAGACGGAGGAGGGTCAGAGGAGATCGACCGTTGAAATAGTCGCGGAGAATGTGCAGTTTCTGGGCCGTCTCGGACCTCGTGAAAAAGAGGATGTCGAAGCCATCGAACCCCCCGAGGAAGAATCCACAACTCAGGAGGAAGTCGGAGACGATATCCCCTTTTAATGATGTATGAAGTTTCAAATTCTGAGCACAGAGCACCAAATTCTAAACAATATTAAATGACCAAACATCTCCTGAGCAAAGTCGAAGGAATCCAAGGGTCAAAACAAAACCCTTTCTGGAATTATGTCCAGGGCATAATAACTTCCATGATTACTTCTGCAAAGTGCGCAAATGGTGTAAAATTCCAGGCGATTGGATGGTGATGATATGGTCGATTATGTACGAAAACAAAAGAAAAAATTCTGTATATTCTGCAAAGAGAAAGTGGAATACATCGATTATAAAGATATCAATTTGCTCAAGAGATTCCTTTCGGATAAGAGAAAAATTAGACCCAAAAGGACTACGGGCAATTGTGCTCAACACCAAAGGAAACTATCCACGGCCATAAAGAGAGCGAGGGAGATGGCTCTTTTACCATATACAATTCGAAAGTGAGAACAAAAGTTGAACATAAATTTGGGACGAATTTTATTTGACTCTTATTGTGAATTAAAACAATAATAGAAAGTGTGTTTGGTTTTAGTATCCGCGAAGCGACGAGAGGAATATGAAACGCGTAAAGATCATCCTGAGGAAAGACGTTGAAACCTTGGGGAATGAAGGAGATGTCGTGGAGGTAGCTCCAGGTTATGCCCGAAATTTTTTGATACCTCAAGGTTTAGCGGTTAAAGCCACTGAGGCGAATGTACAACAACTGGAGATTCAGAGAAGTGCTCTTGCTCGGAAGGAAGCTCAAGAGAGGGTAAAGTGGGAGGAGATTGCGAAGAGACTAGAGGGTCAAAGCATTGAAATCTCGATGAAAGCCGGTAGGGAGGGGCGACTCTATGGGGCGGTGACGGCCAAAGATATTGCCGAGGCCATTTCGAAACATAAGGAAATAGCATTGGATAAGAGGAAAGTGGTTTTGGATGAGCCCATCAAATTTCTTGGCACCTATCCCATAACCCTCAAAATTTATCCCAATATTGAAGCCAAAATCAACCTTCAGGTGACAGGAGAAAGAGAGTCCCATGATGAGGATGCCGGATGACAGCAGAGTGGATATTACCTCCTCTCTGGAGAGAATCCCTCCGTATAATCTCGAAGCGGAACAAAGCCTGCTCGGGTCCATCCTCATTTCCACCGATGCCATCCCGCTGGTCATGGAGATAGTAAAACCTGAAGATTTTTATCGAGAAGCCCATAGGCATATATACGAAGCGATCGTAAATCTCTATGCCAGGGGCGAGCCTGCGGATCCCATAACCATCGCTGAAGAATTAAAAGCCAGAGGAGTTTTGGAACAGGTGGGAGGAAAACCCTACCTCCATACCTTGGTGAGCATCGTTCCCACGGCGGCCAATGCGAAATATTATGCCCAAATCGTCGAGCGAAATGGAATTTTAAGGTCTTTGATTAAAGTGGCCACCAAGATAGCCGATTTGAGTTACCAAGCCCCCGAAGATGTTGAAACGGTCATCGATAAGGCCGAGAGTTTGCTCTTCGGGGTCTCTCAGAAGAGGATATCCGAGAAGTTCATTCATATAAAGGATTTGCTCACCGAGGGTTTCGAGCAGATCGAGAAATTATATGAGAAGAGAGCCCACGTTACTGGTATTCCCACCGGCTTTGTGAAATTGGATGAGCTCACCTCCGGTCTTCACCCTTCCGATTTAATCGTGGTCGCGGCGAGACCCTCGATGGGGAAGACGAGCTTCGCCTTGGGAATAGCTCAAAATGTGGCTTTGCAGGAGAAAATCCCCGTGGCCATCTTCAGCCTGGAGATGGCCCGTCAGCAGTTGGCTCAACGTCTGATGTGCGCGGAGGCAAGGGTGGACGCCCAGGCTCTAAGAACGGGCAACTTAAAAGAGGAGGA
This genomic stretch from Actinomycetota bacterium harbors:
- the rpsF gene encoding 30S ribosomal protein S6, with product MRDYEIMFILNPTLEKEAIEKIIKKFENLIKKHKGKVGQVDKWGRRKLAYPILKQVEGYYLVIKFKGIPETIAELHRVSKLTDEVMRYIIVRLG
- a CDS encoding single-stranded DNA-binding protein, translating into MTNLNRVILIGRLTKDPELRFTPNGTSVANFRIAVNRRWTNREGERMDSTDFFNVVVWGRLAELCSEHISKGSPVAVEGRLQTRSWETEEGQRRSTVEIVAENVQFLGRLGPREKEDVEAIEPPEEESTTQEEVGDDIPF
- the rpsR gene encoding 30S ribosomal protein S18, whose translation is MVDYVRKQKKKFCIFCKEKVEYIDYKDINLLKRFLSDKRKIRPKRTTGNCAQHQRKLSTAIKRAREMALLPYTIRK
- the rplI gene encoding 50S ribosomal protein L9, whose amino-acid sequence is MKRVKIILRKDVETLGNEGDVVEVAPGYARNFLIPQGLAVKATEANVQQLEIQRSALARKEAQERVKWEEIAKRLEGQSIEISMKAGREGRLYGAVTAKDIAEAISKHKEIALDKRKVVLDEPIKFLGTYPITLKIYPNIEAKINLQVTGERESHDEDAG
- the dnaB gene encoding replicative DNA helicase; this translates as MDITSSLERIPPYNLEAEQSLLGSILISTDAIPLVMEIVKPEDFYREAHRHIYEAIVNLYARGEPADPITIAEELKARGVLEQVGGKPYLHTLVSIVPTAANAKYYAQIVERNGILRSLIKVATKIADLSYQAPEDVETVIDKAESLLFGVSQKRISEKFIHIKDLLTEGFEQIEKLYEKRAHVTGIPTGFVKLDELTSGLHPSDLIVVAARPSMGKTSFALGIAQNVALQEKIPVAIFSLEMARQQLAQRLMCAEARVDAQALRTGNLKEEDWPKLSNAVGRLAEAPIFIDDTPNITIMEVRAKARRLMAKQKLGLIIVDYLQLMQGNGRSENRQQEISEISRALKILGRELNVPVIAVSQLSRAVEQRQDKRPLLSDLRESGAIEQDADLVLFIYRDEYYNRDSEDRGTAEIIIGKHRNGPTGTVKLAFLEHYAKFASLAR